From Arachis stenosperma cultivar V10309 chromosome 2, arast.V10309.gnm1.PFL2, whole genome shotgun sequence, one genomic window encodes:
- the LOC130963084 gene encoding uncharacterized mitochondrial protein AtMg00810-like, with protein MDVKNAFLNGDLKKKVYMKPSSGYSYPSSKVCLLRKALYSLKQAPREWFDKFSTTICNLSFTCSPHESALFIRKSECGVILLLLYVDDRIITGDAVDGISNLKAPLHRIFKMKDLGSLSYFLGLKVISTDDGIYLSQVKYASDLLARADITDSRTEYTPLEPNVCFTPMDDTVLDNPTLYRQLVGGLVYLTVTRPDIAYLVHVLSQFLSASRTTHYAAALRVLCYIKGILFHGLYFFTHSSLSLQAYSDADWAGDPTYRRSTTGYCLFFGDSLISWRVKKQMFIARSSTEAKYRAFADTTSEVVSICWLLEDFGAPQSSPIDVFCDNCSAIQIAHNDVFHEHIKHIEIDCHFVRQCILTTVVRLIIVETLDQTANIFTKAHHPTRFRTLISKLKMVFLAPT; from the coding sequence ATGGACGTGAAGAATGCATTTCTTAAtggagatttgaaaaagaaggtCTATATGAAACCCTCTTCAGGTTATTCTTATCCTTCTAGCAAAGTGTGTCTCCTTCGTAAGGCACTTTATAGTCTTAAGCAAGCTCCTCGTGAATGGTTTGACAAGTTCAGCACCACTATATGCAATCTCAGTTTCACTTGCAGTCCTCATGAGAGTGCTCTCTTTATTCGTAAAAGTGAATGTGGAGTTATTCTTTTGCTTTTGTATGTTGATGATAGGATCATTACTGGCGATGCTGTTGATGGTATCTCTAATCTCAAAGCCCCTCTTCACCGTATTTTtaagatgaaagatcttggttcTCTTAGTTATTTTCTTGGTCTCAAGGTCATATCCACAGATGATGGTATCTATCTCTCTCAAGTTAAGTATGCTTCGGATCTTCTTGCTCGAGCCGATATTACAGATAGTCGCACTGAGTATACTCCTCTTGAGCCTAATGTTTGTTTTACTCCTATGGATGACACTGTTTTGGATAATCCTACTCTTTATCGACAGTTAGTTGGAGGACTAGTCTACTTAACTGTCACCCGACCAGACATTGCCTATCTGGTTCATGTTCTTAGCCAGTTCTTGTCAGCTTCTCGTACTACTCACTATGCAGCAGCTCTTCGCGTTCTTTGCTACATCAAAGGCATCCTATTTCATGGCCTTTATTTTTTTACCCATTCATCTTTATCCCTTCAGGCGTACTCAGATGCTGACTGGGCTGGTGATCCCACTTATCGTCGTTCTACTACTGGTTATTGTTTGTTTTTTGGCGACTCTCTCATTTCCTGGCGAGTTAAGAAGCAAATGTTCATTGCTCGATCAAGCACGGAAGCTAAATACCGTGCTTTCGCTGACACCACTAGTGAGGTTGTCTCGATTTGTTGGCTTCTCGAAGACTTTGGTGCACCGCAGTCGTCCCCAATTGATGTTTTTTGTGACAACTGCAGTGCTATTCAGATTGCCCATAATGATGTGTTTCATGAACATATCAAACACATTGAGATTGATTGTCACTTTGTTCGGCAATGCATCCTTACTACTGTTGTTCGTCTTATCATTGTTGAAACACTGGATCAGACTGCTAATATCTTCACGAAAGCTCATCATCCGACTCGTTTTCGGACTCTGATATCCAAACTCAAGATGGTATTCTTAGCtcccacttga